atgacagttaccactgatgtgcagtctaccgtacgtCCTGGAGGTAAATAACGTCAATTATTGTTTTAAGGGTTTTATTACAAAGCACTACGCTCTAGATTTGGGATTAAGATTACAGTCTGTTCTGTATTCCGGTTTCTTGAAGGAACGTCCTCGCTTGCATGTCACCCAGCACTCGTGGATCGGCCTCTGCTTGAAATCTGAAAGACAATAACCAATGTTgtgttggttattttttttcacCAGTCAAATAGCTAGATCATTGCTATGGCCAGTTAACTTTATGTGTCAGTATACCTaaaggtatgtaggtatgtaatttgaCGATTTCCGGGGACTCACTTTTCTCTACTTTAGCTTTCATCCAAATGAATTGTTTAAAttgacattaattttaatattggcacagattactataattgTTACTACGTATATTGGTAAAGATGTGTACCTTTCTTGCTGTCACAGTTGAACTCATGCATGTCACAGGTGTCTATGAACGTCCTCATCTCCCCGCACGAGTCGATGGCACACATCGGCACTTTGTCGTGCACACACAAGTCTGCTACTTTGCACTCTTCTTCGttctagaagaaaaaaatatattttgttttgtagtaACACTTTTACTagctaataatataaattacattacattgtCTAACGTAAATAAAAAGAGACAAATGAAAATAAGGGAATAAAATTGGTATGTTTCATAAGATATTTGACTGTACAAGTGGTATGTTTGGAATCCTAATTAGGTTTTCGCGTTACCCTAATAGGCaaattgtaattgtaatttgACTTTAAAGGCATTTTCCTAAAAGAAATTgttaactttatattttgtgcatctttataattaaattattttctccGTAGCGGTCATTTGATACCACCGTTATATGGCATATAGAAGAGTATATTTAGAAAAAGATGCTAAGAAATTATTCTAAAGAATAAGAGGTAATATTTGAGATTACACTAGAAGCAAATGTAAAAGACCGAATGAAAAAAAGGGAGAGAAAccaatgaaaattgtatgtaaaatgGGAACgcgttatttatttacgaaatgTCGTATACATGAATTGTCCTTTGATGATACAAAATACGAAAATAGGGAATTGGTTATCGAACCTGCTCTGATATATGTTGGATCTAACTGAGTATTGGTTGTGTCtctaaataattatagtttcCTGAATGCAGTTTATGGTTTTTAGCTATAAACGGCTACGAAATTGTTAAACAACCATCAGTTTATTATAGTAAACTTATACTTTTCTTAGTAGTTTCTGCAGTTTGCTGTTCTGGTTTTTTTGGGCTAGTTAAATTGTACTTTGTATATGTGATATGAAATTGGTGTGGAATTACGAAGTCCCGTCTCTTTACAAACCTCTTCGTAGTATTTAATGTAATCACTAATAGGAATGAACTATCAGTAGACTTTAGATGGCGTTATGACACTTGCTCCACATAATTTACAAAACTACAGCTATATTTGGTCATTCTGGAAGCCGAAGCCAATTCATTTGGATAAATGCTGGCCAGACGAGACTAATAAATGGAGTCGTGCCAGTAAGAAGGTCAATGATACAGTTTTCAGGAGAAAAATAAAGTTCATGGTTCATTGACCCTAAATGTAGCGTCGACCACTATGGCTTTTAAACGATTCTTGAAAAAATTGCAAATGTTTTCCGAAAATTAAGGTTTTGGGATATAGTTACTCTTACTGTAGTGAAGTAATTTGCTgacttaaatgtttttttatgtatatatattagGCGCCGCAGCCTTTATACATAAGGTAATGGAGGAAGGTTGAATTAAGTCCGAAACCCGTAGAATTACcatcatattttttcataattgttATGTTAAGATATGCttacaatatgtataattaTGGTGTAgggtaataaaaagtaataaatctgTACTTACTTTCATAGCCTCGCTATGAGGTTCTACCGATGCTATTAAAAATATGACAatgcctgaaaaaaaaaaccacaaaTAATCGTATTTTTCATCaatgaaatattatgtttaatacatatacatacattatacCTAAATAACAAAGTAGAGTATGTTGAGAATAAAGAACTTACCTAAAAATGATGCTATCATTGTAATACGTCATAATCTTTTGTAGTGGACTTTGTACATTTCTCGACTTGCTAGTACGGATGCTAGTAGGTACGGGTAAATCAATCTTTGCTTTCGATTTTATTAcgcacataaaatattataacttttttaCAGCTTCGGATGTAATAACACCATGTAGGAAATGATAAATGAAAAACAcgtgattttcaaataataataaatatgggTCCTTGTACTCTGGCTAAAGAATAAGACtcagttaataataattttctatgtaatttcatacttatatttttctgacaaaGGGGTTGAAGCTCAGTAAAGAAATGAAACTTTTGAgaggtttaaaataataaatataaaaaatcatcaaaagatCGAAATAATTGAACGCATTAacaaattttatataatattagctGAAATTATCCGAAGCCTGATGGCAGTTCCCTTGGGTTTGGACAAATgccttcttcttctttcacGTGTCTGAAAACTGaatgataattatttaataatcgtATCGTTAGAAATAATTCTGAAAACGGATTTAATTAGTCTCATTTGGAGATAGTTAAAAATACACTAAGGACTGTGTATAAATGGTATAATGTTTTGGTAAATACTGTATTTTAGGtagaaatgttgaaaaatgaGTTTGCTTGTTTAACGCGTTAACCACAGGAACTGCTGTAGTACGATTTATCTGATTTTGAGTTACTTTCTACCGAGGAGGAATACTGAATAGgctcttatttaaataatttattaaataattcgatttttacttttacattttaTCTCAATCACACATTATCTATTTGTTTATGGGGCTAGACGgaaaaaaatcttacaaaaagTTGTCATGACACTTTTTGCTATAGTAAGCTATTGTAAGCTGTGCGGCGTCGCATGtttctctgtctgtctgtctctctCTCTcgaaatatgaaataatttcgAAACATGTATCGAAAGGAACTTCGTTCCATCCGGGTGTCCCTTGACACGTCAAGTTTTTATCAGTAAAAGTCctaactgaaaatataaaaaatgtttcttcttacCCATATTATGTTCGCAGGAATACTCGTACAGATCACACAAGTCTAGAAATGTCCTCGCCTCGTTAACCGACTTGCCGCAAACGATGACCATGTCATGAAAGCATATGTACGCATGTTCACAAACCTTCTTCAACTCCgactgaaaaaaattaaaatgttgacAAGTCTTATAGTGAAACTacaatgagatactgaaaattaaGACAAGTAAGTATGGAAAATGAAAAAGGTggaatttctatttttattcctatacatttttttttgggtttaggCTATGTGTGTTGGACCCGTTCGACCAAATTCATTATacattttaagatttatttgtaaaaaaagtacaaatacattaaaaaaatccaacttgaatatttttttgcaaaaagtcAATCGTTATGAGTCGATTGATCCAGAAAATATCTAGATCAGTTTtctgtattataaaaaaatagacttACCACTACAACTTTATCACCAACAAGATGACATTCAACAAACAATATTACTTGTAGTAACAACAATAAGgctttaattataaacattagGATAAAGTCATAAACAAGATTTATACTCAAAATAACGTCTGTCTATGATAACATGGTATTAAGGTCTGTCTGGTAGTTTGTGGAACGAAAACATAGGACAATCGCAGGATGTTTTGGTGTATGGTCACTAACTAGGTCTTTGTTTAGATTCCAAACATACACTATGATAATATAATTGCTACTGAGAAAGGTTAGTTTAGTTTGCTGTTTAGCTATATACTgtagataaaattatacaataattAGAGTAGCTTTTTTAATATCTGTCTTGAATAccagtattttatgttttacacAGAGTACCTGCCTATATGGCGTCTTATTATTAGAACAATTTTGCAGAATCTTCCTCTTATTTTTCGATTTTGCAGATAatcaatcaaaacaatataaattgataacaatgaaaattttctttacATATCTATTTTGATATCTTCACATTGTGTTGAAAgaaattcgtattttttaatatttccaatTCTTATTGGTATTTAATCAAGCAAATAAAAGAGAAAATTCAATAGACGACTGAATATAAAATCCCAAAGATTATTATGGTGAAGCAATCATATTTTATTCGTATAGCATTATCAGTACCTATCGTACGACTAAATTACTTAGAAATTTATTCATGTTTGACTGAAAATTAGTAAATTAAAGTTATAATAAGACAGCCTTGgaagttttgttttgttctaatctaaataaaaacaagctGAGAATAAGTTTCCAGAATGTTTTTCTTCGTCATCAATTCTCTTCTACTGCTTATTTATAAATCAGGAAAGGTGGTGGGGTTAAATTACTGGGTGTTACTTATATGAGAACTCTTACATTTTCTTGGAATAGCTTTGAGTACTAATTTAGAGGCATAAAGTCACGTTGTTGTGTTTTGGTTAGGAAAATGTACTCTGAAGTGTGTTTTATAAGATTTTCGACCTAAAtgcgattaattttaataatttaattaattattgatcAGATTACACATATATTGCAGATCTATATCAATTGCATTGCTTGGCTTTTATAAGATACAAAAAACGTTATGTGTGCTCCTTAGTATTTGGATAGAGGTAAATCTTCCTCaatccttacttataaacgcAAAAATTTGGTCAATATGGATCCTTCTTTGCATTCttattttcctatttattttaagttcaggattttgataaaactggccagtaatatagcttaaaGGTATATCAGAACAACTCTATTCGGGCGCAGGCGGTAATTCGCTCAGGAAGCGGGTGAATCCGCTGGcgctttttataaaataaaacaaacaataaaatcgtgaTACAATTttactacataaaaaaataaacgaataattttctcctaatatctaaatataaacaCATAAGTATTGAATACACTGGAATGGTTATTAATGTAGTTTTGCGATCAGTCATCGAAGTAACTGTTGGTAGGTCTGCGAGAGACTGTCAGAAGTGATCTGTCTTCCGGACATGGTGTCTGCTTATAATCTGAAAAATATACTTGCTTtagttttcttgaaaaaaatatggattGCATAAGATAAAAAGTGATTTCAAAGGAcactgaaaatcagcacttttgaaaggtcaagtttacaaaagaccCCAAAACCACCGTCTTTACTAACTCTTAAGTGtatgggaagaagaaatggtggaacaaactccccagcacaGCAGGATGAGGTAAGAATGTTACTCATGAGATAATATCAGATATgaggagtatggaagaagaaaataagCTAAAAGGATCatatattaaatttaaatacgGGCAGGAGGACGATGAAGCTGCCTTACTTAAAGTAcctaaagtttttgttttttgtttgcatgACAGAAAACCAATTAACGAAGAAATTccgtaataaaaaattacacgTTTGAATGCATTGTAGCTACAGAACAGAGAAAAGAGATTGTAGCTAATCGAGCGTCAATCATTGTGGCTAGTACTCGGTTTATCTAGGACTGCATTGTACGTGCTAATGTCGACGCTGTGACTACTTTGTAATTAAAGGTACGTTTATGATAAAAGTATGactattatattacattttgaGGAGCGCTGGATCATTTTTGATCTCATTATTATGTTTGACCATTCAAATACCTAAACTTTTATGACATTTGGAAAAGGAACTTATAAAGTTAAAATGTCATTACCGTCGAATAAGGACAGAAGACACCTAGACTAAAGGCAATTTCTTTGTCCGAACATTGGTTACtctaattttatattcatttagCAATAGCATCTTTTTAATTACTTTCACCCATATCATCACGCCCAGTCTTTACATTGACGCATCCAACTTCTATCACAGACTGTacctactatattttatttgcctGGTTGTATGTTAGCTTGTATCTATTCCAGGATAATTTAAAGTTTTGCAATACTAACTCCTTCTCCTAATACAGTTGTAGTCGAACATGTCACAGAGGTCTCGGAAGCCCATGATGTCACCAGCGTGGCTGAGCCCGCAGATCGGCACGCGGTCGTGGTTGCATACCTTCGCCATGCTGCACCATTTGGCTCCCATCTGTTGGTAACACtactattatttttcttctagtAGCATTCAAACTAGCTTAGGTATGTACTATATCTAGGGGTAATTACGATAGCTATCTTAAAGTTTTGGCGATCGGTTTGATAGCTGATTGCCACAAatggtatatcgggtgtgtcgttcataatcacattaaatgaaatgcgttaatatactggttaatataatatgtcgattaacacaaagaaaaaagaaaaatacgtaaaaatattttttcaaacaaactaaatagaataaaaatgggcgaaaattagaacaccatataaaagtcagtcattacaaacaactgaaattctcccttgaaaactgacatctgtcaactgatcaaaacattcgatatactaaggcatcgttcagaccaaacgtattgtcggccgctgactgtgagcgcgcgttacgcagtttattgcttttccatatatattgaaattgtcgttcacaccgaaccgactatacgctattacgtcgcctgttgtcgctgactctcagtggccgattattttactacgcgactatgcacggcggacgcggattggctacgcggacgcagttgccgaatagcgccgctccgccgcgcccgcaccgccgcgcgcatcggccgcaatacactcgagaaacaaacttcaatgaggacagacgtgacacgtgacacctcgcgatgttcgacaccgaaaagtttattgcagaagtacattctagagaatgtatttggaatgcgaattcagaagaatttagtgatagaaacttacgaagatgcgcttgggaagacatagcatctgttatgtatgaagattggggggttcaaatactgagctcttttatgtgtagaatagtcagccgctcagcgtacgcacctagtgtgaacctacacgagcctattcttttgttcacacatgtagcgcatcatACGCTATAGCtgattgtcggcttggtgagtacgcgtactgcagattgagtcgacgttcatactggggcagacagtgagtatactcacagtcagcggcggacaatacgtttggtgtgaacaatccctaattttatctctgctttacacatgatgttgtaaattataaaaacgaaaaatgactcttgTAGCTAAACCagtgaatggattaggttattttttttacaattcgccatataatataatatcttaaagtatatacgataggatttaatgtgattgtgaacgacacaccctgtatgtaTCCATGCGATTATGCAAATcgcaaaaaacattaaattcatCCTTGTCTTGTCTTAAGTAGTAACACTCCCTCCGGATTTGTGTAATATTGATATTGGGTTTCCTTAATAGGTGTGTGAGGCACTGTTTCTCTTACCgaattaaactaaatataacCATCTGCTTATACTTTAAACTGCAATCAACATACTTTTgagaaaaaatagaaataaaatatgattcacTGATTCGATGGACACTCCAATATGTAGTTTTATGTTTTGAAATCTGAGTCTCCACTAAAGCATGTTTTATAACATGTTACGTTAGGTGAAATCGTACATGTTAACTTCGAACTTACACCATACAACGTTACTAAACAATCTTGGAACACGCTGTGACTTAGTTTGTGGCTCGGAGCCAAACTGTTACGACTTGAACTGCTCTTACTACAAGTAGTTGTTATGGAGTACCCCCTTGCCGACATATGGTTCAAGTATGGCAGGGCCTGTGGTTTTAAGGTTTTAGTAATGATGATCTTTTTATGATTCTGAGACCCATATATACATATCTTATAGACGATGATTTTGGAACTTGGATGACTAACCAAAGAAATACAAGTTTTAAGAAGTACAGGTTGTTTTTTGTATATCAGATCAAAAGGGTTAGTTATGGCGAGATGGCATGGAATGCAAAAACATTGTTACGTTTCTTGAAATTTCTAATTCGGCCATAATTTTAAGAAGGACGTTGAAAAGATTAGAATTCATAATAAAGGTCTCCTAAGAGGCAAGTTTTATGACTCGCTTTTCTACGCTAaagatgaaaaaaatgtttagtttatGTTGAAAATTAGTTTTTCTACCTTTCGCCCCATTGAAACATCTTCATTATCTCGCTCCTTGGGAGGTCCGTGAGCAGACGCCATTAATATGAGCGAGCACAGCAGACATgttactgaaaaataatattatgttaatttattaggtacctatacaaagTTGTTTTATGGGAATAGGCGGCGATGTGAGTTCTAAAAGctttcaagtttttatttttttataatgaaataagtatgaacgttatgtttaaattaattaaaaggtgAGAAAGAACATAACTCAGAACTTTAGAGGAAATTATATAGTGCCTAAATACGTACTGGACAGTTTCTGCTTACCATTGAATtgtaaagaaattattttaaatagggAAGAAATTACACTCAAAAACCAACTCaaatattagtaggtaagtaatacTAATTCTATAATATTTCTGTACGTTTCTTACTTCGTCCATTCATAAAATACGTGGTTTGGAACAAAAAATAGTGAAAAACATGGAGTGCACAGTTGAGTGGTTGAACTTTTACGTTCCTATTGAAAAAAAGAACAGCTGCATAGAATTGGCAATCTGCCATTATTTGGAGAAgcatttaaaaacttttaacaacCTATTCAAGGGTGgttttcattaataaaattggactttttatatatttggatAGCTAAACTTAAGGTATTTTTTACACACATCTgtattaaatacttataaaataataatttaagacaccattaaaatacatatatgaagCTTCAATTCTAACTTAAAACTAGTGTAGCTTACAACCGCTCGaaaattgaaacaatatttttcgaCCAACTTAGAAAATGAGAGGCTCTAATTTCGCAATTATTAATTaagcaaaaaattacataccctcattttattaatgaagttataattatgaattaatatAAAAAGCCTTACCAATTATTTTTCTGGACGCCATATTAAATACTCCTTCGTCGTAACTTGTTCCGTCGAAGGATCTGCTCTAAGTGACACCATGCTGTGTTTACCTAACTTACCATCTAGAACATTCGCCATTGTCTAATTGTTTAGCTAAACTTCCGCTAATTCTATGAAAATGCCTGCATTTTGTATATATGCTTGTGTTGTATAACTTCGTATAATTTTACTTTACAAGTAGCTAAGTTTATAGTGTTGTACCGAGAACACTGTGAAAACTGTTCCTTTTGAgaaatttaagtatttttaaggtTTTGCCCATGTATgtgtaataataactttaaaacgAAAGAGCTAATTTCATCAAACATGCACTACTTTTCACCTGGAAAAGGCATCTGAATCGGTTTTTCGTTAAAGAGCTACGGTGATATATCAAAGTCTATAGACTTTATCAGCCCTaattgcgtcgggggttaaaaacggACTCAGAGATTTAAGTACACAAAAAAAcgcaaatatttatacattg
The window above is part of the Helicoverpa zea isolate HzStark_Cry1AcR chromosome 21, ilHelZeax1.1, whole genome shotgun sequence genome. Proteins encoded here:
- the LOC124640538 gene encoding uncharacterized protein LOC124640538; this encodes MIASFLGIVIFLIASVEPHSEAMKNEEECKVADLCVHDKVPMCAIDSCGEMRTFIDTCDMHEFNCDSKKDFKQRPIHECWVTCKRGRSFKKPEYRTDCNLNPKSRA
- the LOC124640965 gene encoding uncharacterized protein LOC124640965; translation: MASRKIIVTCLLCSLILMASAHGPPKERDNEDVSMGRKMGAKWCSMAKVCNHDRVPICGLSHAGDIMGFRDLCDMFDYNCIRRRNYKQTPCPEDRSLLTVSRRPTNSYFDD